The following DNA comes from Mycolicibacterium aromaticivorans JS19b1 = JCM 16368.
TGATCATGAAGCGCACCAATGCGTTTCGCGCATCGAGCGTCCGTGCGTTCAGGACCTATGAAGGCGAGACGCCGTGTGTTGCCGGCAAATCGAACGCTATCGGGAGGCGCACCGCACACCTCAAGCGCAGCTGGCATGGCTTCTCCCGCGCTTGGGATGCCGTAGGCATCGGACGCGCTTGCGTTGGGCGGCAGATCTCGTGCAACCTGTGGGATTTGCTTCCGGGGTTCATACACGATTGGAACCTCCCTCTTGTAGCTCCGATCCGACTTCGTCCGTTCCGCGTCGGAACGATTGGCGCCGCTGCTTGGCGCCATAAAGGAAAGTATTCGCAATAACTGAAATGGTGGCTGCGGGAACTGGTGACCTACGTGAGGAACAGCTTGACGGCCTCGGACGGGCAGGGCACACATTATGCCGTCTTCGCAGCGTAGAAGGCGGATATCCACGATCGCCTCGCAGCCTGAGCAGTAGCAGATGTGTCAGGGGCTAGCCATCGCGGCAGTATTAGAAACCAGTCGATGCGGCGGAATGGGCAGCGCACTAATTTTTACCGTCGGGCCGGTGGAATCGGACTGCTGATGAATTTTCTGACGGACCACCCGGCTGTGGGCAACGTGGAGACGCGGTTCTTGCCATCGCATAAGCGCCCAGAACAACTGCGATGGAACCCCACATCCTGATGGCTTCCAGCGCCCCGTCAAACTGAAGCAAAAGAAGGATGACCGGGAGTGAAACCCACGGTCCAATTCCGAATCCCTTGGCCCATTGCGCAACCAAGAAATAAAAAACTACGGCGCCGATGAGGCCAAAATATGACAACGAATTCGCAAAGGCATTATTGAGAGCATAAAGATAATTGTGGTAAACCCATGACGTATTAAACTGATAGTAGTGGGTGTAAACGTCCTGCACTTCCTTGTAGAGCGCCTCTTTGTGGCCAACCCCGACCCCCAAAATTGGAAATTGCTCTATGGTCTTTATTGCCACCCCGTAGGGTCCCTGGAAGCGAACAAAAAAACTTCCATCTTTACCGCTGAGAATATTCGCAAACCTTGTTGAGAACACCTGGGTAAGCGTGAAGCCGACGATTGCAAGGACTGGAAGGCCGGCCGCAACGATGCCTGACATCGCCCGCCGGGCAAGCATCCGATCGAGGTACCACGCTAGGGGCGGCACTAGCAGCACAATTGGGCTTCCCAGAAAAAGCGCGACGAGGATAGTGCATATCAGAAGAAGCACAAATCGCCTGCGGAACGAGGACAGGACGTACCAACCCGGCGCGAACGTCATAAATGCCATGGCTACGTGCGCAGGTTCTCGGGTAAACAGTTTGGGCCGCACAAAACCATATTGCTGGATATCCCTTGCATCATTTTCATATATAAACCGGCCTTCGAACGCCGCGTGTCGAAATGCGTCGCTCAAATCGCGAACGGGCGAGAATGTTGATTCCAGAATAACGCCAACCACTATAAAAGTCATCCAGAAAAATAACGTTTTACGCACCGTCTTGGGGTAAGCCATCGCTGATAACAGCACGTGAGCGCAGCCTACAGCCGCGATTATCTGAAGCAATGAAGTCAAGCGGCCATCGGTATCGTTGACGTCCCTGCCACCTGTTGCGAACGACAAAACGAGGAACCCTAAAATTAAGCTCATCCACTTGAGGCTTCGCGTGTGTGGTGTCATGTGCGGGATCAGGAAAGCGGCTCCAACTAAGACCGCAACACCCGGATACGGATAATTACCGACATTAACTGCAAAATTTGCATATATTCCGGCCACGCAAAGGTTCAGCCCGATTGCAAAGCCTAATCCCGCCTCGCTGCGGAGGTGTCCGGTGGGTAACGCAACTGCTGTCATCGCTCTCAAGTATGCCTTTCGGAGGTCCCTACCGCGCCTCACGCGGGCCGAGTGCTCTACCGCCGTGCTGCTCACACTGGAGTGTCACCAACTATTTGATTGCCGCAACGCCCCACCGGTGCGCGCGAAACACAGATCAAGGTTCCCGAGGGCTCCATCTGATGGTCGACGCAGCGCACCGGCGATGTCGTAGGTCTCGTAACCACGTTCACCCATAAAGTCGACAACTTCTCGCAGAATAGGGTGGCCGCCAAAGGAAAACAGAGACACCTCGACAATGAATGCCTCGGTGACGCCGAAAAGGTGTGTGGCGCCGCGGAGGGCTTCAAGTTCGAAACCTTGAATGTCGAGTTTGACCAGATCTGGGATAGCATAATTTTCTCGAGCGATGAGGTGGTTGATGGTAACAATCTCGACCGGTCTCGTCGGATAGTCCGCACCATCGGGTTTCAAGAATGAGGATCCCACTAAATCGGGCCAGATTGTCAATTCCAGCGTGCCGTTCTCGCTGCCCGCCGCGACGCCATGCCATGGCTCACCGAGCGTGTCGAGATAGGGTGCCATCTCGATCTGTGGTTCAAGCATGACGTAAGTTGCTGCCGGGAAGATATCCCGGGCGAGTTTCGTCCAATCGCCACGGTTGGCGCCCACGTCGAGGACCGTCGTCGGTGTTAATCCTCGATCGCGAAGACCTACCAGCGTGCTCCGCATATCCCCTATAGGTGCAGTTTGTAACGCGTTAGCTCGGCGAATCTCGAATCCCATTCGCCCCAACGCACGCTTCACAACTGTACGCGCAACGTAGCTAATCGGTGCTCGCTTTTTTTCCACGTCTTTCATCCAAAACTGGTTGTTGGAAGATCGCTTAGTCTCGGCATCAGAAACCCTAGGGTCCACGATGTCATTTCGGCTGGCTGTCTTCATGGAAGTCCGCGGCTGATGAGTCGACTTTGCGACGAGGTGAGGAAGACTTATCCGAGTGTTTCCCGGGCGTAGAGTCGCCGTAAATTTGACCGTGGGAGTAATAGTTATAGCTATAGGAGCCGCTTCCACGCGTTGGCATCATCGTAAAGACTGCCCCGAGTAACGATGCATCGACATCCTTAAGGGTCCCTACGGCGTGTGCGAGTTGGTCGCGCTTGGTTTCTCCAAATCGAGCCACAACGAGTGCGCCATCCGCGCCGGCTGCCAGGACGGCTCCATCAGTAACTGCAAGTAGGGGTGGCGAGTCGACAATTACATAGTCGAACCTGGCACGAAGCTCGTTGAGTAGCTTCCTCGCGGACAACGATCCAAGAAGCTCGCTGGGGTTTGGCGGGATTTCGCCGGCAGTGAGAACGGTTAGTCGTGGAAACTTGGTCGGTTGTAGTACGTCGTCGAGCGTGGCTGCGCCACTCAGAATGCTGCTGATTCCTACCTGGCCAACCAGGTCAAGATACTTCGCCAAAGATGGGCGTCGAAGGTCTCCATCGACAAGTAGCACATTGTGTTCTGCCTCAGCCAACGCCAATGCGATGTTGATGGATGTCGTGCTCTTACCCTCTCCTGGTGATGAGCTTGTCACAACAATAAGGCGCGGGGGATTGTCTACCGATAGGAACTGCAGATTGGTGCGCAGTTTGCGGAACGCCTCGGCGGCTCCAGAATTGTCGGTAGCGAAAGATATTGCTGGTGTTTTTCGTAATCCCTTGTCAGTCGGAATGTGGCCTACGATGCTACTGTCGGTGATTTGCTCAAGTGACTCGGGGCTTTTTACCGTGTTGTCGAGTAAATCGCGCAGAACGGCAAGGCCCACGCCTGCCATCAAGCCCAATCCGAGGCCTAGGGAAATGTTACGAACTGGATTAGGCACTACTGGGCTGCTCGGTATCGAGGCTCGTTGTTCCACCACGACACGAGCATTAGGTTGGTCGCCAGCCTTTGGTGTCTCTAACTCGTTCACCAAGCCGACGAATTCGTCAGACAAAGTGTTAGCGATATCGCGAGCTCTGACCGGAGATTCGTCGAGCACCTGCACATCGATGAGGACTGTGTCAGGCTTCGCAGTCGCTTTGATCCTGCCGCGTAGAGTTTCCGCGCTCATGTCGAGCCCCAGTTTGTCGATCGTCCTCTGAGCTACAGTTTCGCCGTTGAGTAGCTCCGCATACGACAAGACTCTTTGTTGAGAGAAGAGATTTCCCTGGTACAGGTCAGACACTGATGAGCCGCCCGAGGTGGCAGAGACGAAGAGCCTCGTCGAAGCCTGATAGAGCGGCGTGGTCAGCAACGTGTACGCGACGGCTCCCAAGACCACGACCATTGACGTCACGCCCACGGTGATCCAACGAGTGCGCAGCAGTTTTGCGACGTCCCGAAGATTCAATGCGACCCCTTACCCCCTGTTTGAATACTTCATAGCCCCCTGCCCGGGGAAGCATACCTTCGCATATTTCCCAGGTTCTGGTGAGCGCGCAATGCCAACTTCTTTCAAACACTGCGGGCTGCGGTTGCGCGGGTCAGCGCGCACAGCTCGGCACCGAGATTTTCACTTTGGCAGCGTCAACCAGGGGCTGAATTGGTACACGCGCCTCGCCCGCAGACGTCGGTTCGGTGAGCCGGAAAATTAACTCGACGGTGTTGCCCGGTGGTATGGCCACCTGAGACTCGAAGCTTGGGTGGCCGCGTTCTGTCGATCCGAAAACCCGGGTTCTTTTCCCGTTTGCCAGCACGCTGAGCACGTCTGCTCCCCTAGTGGTGAGGAGCCGGACCGAGGTGAGCATCGTGCCCGGTGGGATGGTTCCCGCGACCTCGGGATAGAAGCCCAGCCGCCCCACCACATATTCCGGCAGGCCAGCCACATCCTTAAGGGTGTTGGTTAGCCGGATCGTCACGGTTGACTTGCGATTTTCGCCATCGCAGCCGTCAGCTACGTATTCGATCTCTCGCTTGAGGTAGTAGTCCATCTTGTTACCGCCGAGGTTGTTGATGACGACTTCGGCGTACGGCGCAGGATCATCCGGAATCTCGTGGGCAAGCGGGGTCTTCTCTAAAAGCGCTTGGTCGGCAGCTGACGAGCTCCATACCGAGATTCGGCGCTCACTCACTGCTCTTCCCAATGCATCTAGCAGCGTGCGCGGCGACTCGATAGGCACCGTGATCTTCTTGACCACTTGGGTGGCGATCTCCTGCAAGAAGCGTTTGCGTCCGCTTTGGTCATTGGGATCGGGGAAGCGGCTGTAGACCGTCGACTCGGTGAGTTCGACGACGTTGTCTTTAGTAACCGTCTCACCATCTGGCATCACGATCGGGCCGGTCGCGCCGAGGATATAGCTCAAGGCAATCGGGTCGATTGCGATCACACCGTCGACATTCATGCCCGACTGTTGTGCCCACATCTGCTTCCAGATCTGGGCCGTGTAAGGAAAATGTGAGCTCTGATTGCTGTTCCGAAAGTCGGTAGTTGGATTGGTGAACCCGTACTGCTCGTCGAACTCTGGGTTGACTGAGAACGGTGTGAACGGCTTGTTGAAATCGGTGTTCGGTCCCATAGAGTCCACGCTCGGCTTGCCGTCGTCGAACCGGAGGATCCCGAATCCCCCTAGCAGTCCACCGGTACCGCGCGCCTCGGCATTCGTCTGGAAGCCCATGAAATAGGAGCGTGGGCCGTCGGCGCCCAACATCGACGGTGCCAGCTTTGCGGCAAGAGCGGTGTTTTCCAGGAGGCCGGCAATGTTCGAGGTCTGTGACTGCAGTTGTGATCGCGCCTCACCAACGACGGAGAAATACGCTGGCGCTGAGATCGCCTTGGCCTCCGCGTCGAGCCGCGTTGCGTCAGCTGCGATCTTGCTCAAGACGGGTTCTTCTCGACGCAATGCTTGGACATCGAGCCGACCATTGGCGAGCAGTTGACGCGGCGCCACAGTCGTGCCTGCATCGGCGGTGGGCTTCAACACCTCGGCGGCCAAACCGAGCACGACATCTGAGATTTGCTGACCGGTTTTGAACGGGCTGCCCAACCACGGAACGACGGACATGACGTTCCACGGCACGGAGTGCGTCGCGTTGCGTGCTGACTGTGCATGAGATTGCGCGTCAGCAGCCAACCGTGATGCGTCAGCGGTGTTTCCTTGCAGCAGTGCATCTTTGGCTTGTTGCGCGCTAGTGCGTGCTGCCTCAAGGCTCGTCTTCGCCTCGTACGCTCGGAGCCCGAGCCAGCCACCGAACAGAATGACGACGATGAGCACTCCAAGGACGGGCCAAGTGACGTTTCGTCGCTTGTACCAAGGTGTCTCATCGTCGTCATCGATCAGGTCTACATGGGAATCAGCCGGATCTTCGTCGATCCGCCGCCGCGAAAAGAATTTCACTCAGTTATTCCCCATACTCCGGTGCGGTCGGCATTACGTGCAACCGCGGCGAATTGGCCAACAAAAAACGACCCGCCAGCTGCTGTTGGGCAACAACCGACGAGTCGTTTTTAAGACTGGTTACGAGGAGGTCGCGTAGGGGCCGATCTTGATCGCGGCGGCGACGTTATTCGACGCGTTGATGAATCCGTTTCCGATCTGGGTAAGCCCGAACGCGTTGAACGCTAGGCCGGTGAAGGCAAGCCCACCATAGACGAACGTACCGAAGTATTGGGTGACCGCCTTGATGCCGTTCTGAGCCGCGAGTGTAAAGCCCGAGATGAAGGTCTGGATGACCTGGGACGGCGTCTCATTGGCGGCAGCCTTCTTGTTGCTGCCAGGAGTGGCCGACACGGCAGCCGTGGGAATGACCGGCGAGTCGATGAGGAGCTCGGCGGAGTTGCCGACGTTCTCGGAGAACGGAGCCAGGCTCGGCGTCGCGTGGGCGATAGCCGGGGTGATAGCGGCAGCGGCGGCGACTGCCACGGCCGCAGTGCTCACCTGAAGTTTGGTCGACAGAGCCGAGAACTTACTTGCAGCTGCAGTAGTCATTGGGACCCCCCATGAGATGTTCGGTTTATTCCTGAGGTATTGCCTAAGAAATTAAGCAAAGAGTCCCATACCACCTAGGTGCTGTCAACCGGAAACGGCAAGTCCGTCGAGAGTCTTTTTCCAGAGGAAAAGACCTTGGGCGGGGCCTGCACCATGCGCCACAACAGTCACCTCGCCACCGCCCACGCAAACCCACTCACATCGCGCACCGAGGCCGCGAAAACGTCCGGCATCGTCGCCGGGAATAGCAAGTCGCCGCCGTGGCAGGTGCCCGCCACGACACGACCGACGGTGGGGACACCGGCCGCCAGCAGCCGTCGGTAATAGAGGAGGCCTTCGTCGCGCAGCGGATCGAGCTCGTTCACCGAGATCACGTGCGGCGGTAAATCGGCAAGATCGTCGTCACTCGCCGCACCGGCCCAACAGGTGGGATCACCGGCGTGCGTCGTGTCGGGATCGTAGATCGAGCCCAGCAGGGCGGCCTGCTGACAACTGATGAAGTATCCGTCGTTCTCCCGAAGCGACGGCAGATTGTCGGGGTAGTTCAACCAGCGGTTGGAGATGTAGGGGCAGTGGGCGTAGGCGCCGGCGATCTCGTCGAGCCATCCCTCTCGCTTGGCCTTGTGAACGGTGGTCAGCGTGAGGTTCCCGCCGCCGGACTCGCCGCATACGATCAGCCGGCTCACGCCGAGTTCCGCGGCATTGGCGTGCACCCACCGGGTGCCGGCCGCGCAGTCGTCCAGTCCGGCCGGGTACGGGTGCGCGCCGAGGCGGCCGCCGGAGTTGCGGAACTCCACCCCGACCACCACCAGGCCGGTTGCGGCCATGCTCTCCCTGATGTGCCGATACCCCGCGTCCGCGGCGCTGGCGATCGCCATGGCGCCGCCGTGAAAATGCACCACGGCCGGAAGCGGACCGTCGGCGCGATCCGGCCGGCTGACGAAGAGCGTGATCTCGTGGCCGTCGGTGCCGGGGATGGTCACCATCGTGGTGGTGACATCTGCCGGCGACGGAGCCGCGGAAGCCAGCATCGAGATCACGCCACCGACCGCTTCCTCGGCGGCCGCGGCATACGCCAGCCGATCCGCCAACGGCGAGTCGGTGGTCAGCGGCGCGTCCGGAAGCACATCGGCCAGCCCCAGCGGGGCGAGCGCCGCCACCATCCGGGGATCCGATCGCGGATCGGTGCCAAGGGTGCAATTCGGATCGGCGAGCCGCCCAACAGACATGGGCCCGAGATTAACTCGGGCCCATGGACTGCACTCGGTGATTCGCCGAGGGAGAAATGCCTGCTAGGCGGCGGCCCCCGGCTTGAGGTAGGTGACGAGACTGACGTCGAGCGCCTCGTCGACGTAGTAGTACTGGCAGCCGGTCAGATACCGCATGTAGTTGTTGTAGCTGTCTTCGCCGGCCGCGGCGATGGCCTCGTCCTTATGCTGCTCCAGGCGGGCGGCCCAGATACCCAGGGTCTTGATGTAGTGATTGCGCAGCGAGAGCGGCTCAGGGACGACGAAGCCCGCCTTCTCGCCGTGCTCGACGAGCATCTTCGTGCTCGGGATACGGCCGCCGGGGAAGATCACGTCGACCATGAACTTGGCGAAGCGGGCCAGCTCGAAGGTCAGCTTCTTGCCGCGAGCCTGCAGATCGTACGGGTGGTAGCCGCAGCTGCTCTGGATTGTCATACGGCCGTCGTCGGGCAGGATGTCGAAGCTGTTCTTGAAGAAGTCATCGAAGCGCTCGAAGCCGAAATGCTCGATGGCTTCGATCGAGACGATCCGGTCGACGGGGGAGTGAAACTGCTCCCAGCCCTCCAGACGCACGTCAAAAGACCGCTCGCTGTCGATCCCGGCCAACAGCTGATCGCAGTAGGCCTTCTGATTCTTGGACAACGTCAGTCCGATGACGTTGACGTCGTACTTCTCCATCGCGCGCTGCAACGTAAGACCCCAGCCGCAGCCCACCTCGAGCAGCGTCATCCCCGGCTTGAGGTCGAGGGCGTCGAGATGCTGGTCGACATTCGCGATCTGCGCCTCGGAGAGGGTGACATCGGGCCCGGTGAAGTACGCGCAGCTGTACTTGCGGGTC
Coding sequences within:
- a CDS encoding polysaccharide biosynthesis tyrosine autokinase; protein product: MNLRDVAKLLRTRWITVGVTSMVVVLGAVAYTLLTTPLYQASTRLFVSATSGGSSVSDLYQGNLFSQQRVLSYAELLNGETVAQRTIDKLGLDMSAETLRGRIKATAKPDTVLIDVQVLDESPVRARDIANTLSDEFVGLVNELETPKAGDQPNARVVVEQRASIPSSPVVPNPVRNISLGLGLGLMAGVGLAVLRDLLDNTVKSPESLEQITDSSIVGHIPTDKGLRKTPAISFATDNSGAAEAFRKLRTNLQFLSVDNPPRLIVVTSSSPGEGKSTTSINIALALAEAEHNVLLVDGDLRRPSLAKYLDLVGQVGISSILSGAATLDDVLQPTKFPRLTVLTAGEIPPNPSELLGSLSARKLLNELRARFDYVIVDSPPLLAVTDGAVLAAGADGALVVARFGETKRDQLAHAVGTLKDVDASLLGAVFTMMPTRGSGSYSYNYYSHGQIYGDSTPGKHSDKSSSPRRKVDSSAADFHEDSQPK
- a CDS encoding alpha/beta hydrolase yields the protein MSVGRLADPNCTLGTDPRSDPRMVAALAPLGLADVLPDAPLTTDSPLADRLAYAAAAEEAVGGVISMLASAAPSPADVTTTMVTIPGTDGHEITLFVSRPDRADGPLPAVVHFHGGAMAIASAADAGYRHIRESMAATGLVVVGVEFRNSGGRLGAHPYPAGLDDCAAGTRWVHANAAELGVSRLIVCGESGGGNLTLTTVHKAKREGWLDEIAGAYAHCPYISNRWLNYPDNLPSLRENDGYFISCQQAALLGSIYDPDTTHAGDPTCWAGAASDDDLADLPPHVISVNELDPLRDEGLLYYRRLLAAGVPTVGRVVAGTCHGGDLLFPATMPDVFAASVRDVSGFAWAVAR
- a CDS encoding FkbM family methyltransferase; translation: MKTASRNDIVDPRVSDAETKRSSNNQFWMKDVEKKRAPISYVARTVVKRALGRMGFEIRRANALQTAPIGDMRSTLVGLRDRGLTPTTVLDVGANRGDWTKLARDIFPAATYVMLEPQIEMAPYLDTLGEPWHGVAAGSENGTLELTIWPDLVGSSFLKPDGADYPTRPVEIVTINHLIARENYAIPDLVKLDIQGFELEALRGATHLFGVTEAFIVEVSLFSFGGHPILREVVDFMGERGYETYDIAGALRRPSDGALGNLDLCFARTGGALRQSNSW
- a CDS encoding DUF4012 domain-containing protein translates to MKFFSRRRIDEDPADSHVDLIDDDDETPWYKRRNVTWPVLGVLIVVILFGGWLGLRAYEAKTSLEAARTSAQQAKDALLQGNTADASRLAADAQSHAQSARNATHSVPWNVMSVVPWLGSPFKTGQQISDVVLGLAAEVLKPTADAGTTVAPRQLLANGRLDVQALRREEPVLSKIAADATRLDAEAKAISAPAYFSVVGEARSQLQSQTSNIAGLLENTALAAKLAPSMLGADGPRSYFMGFQTNAEARGTGGLLGGFGILRFDDGKPSVDSMGPNTDFNKPFTPFSVNPEFDEQYGFTNPTTDFRNSNQSSHFPYTAQIWKQMWAQQSGMNVDGVIAIDPIALSYILGATGPIVMPDGETVTKDNVVELTESTVYSRFPDPNDQSGRKRFLQEIATQVVKKITVPIESPRTLLDALGRAVSERRISVWSSSAADQALLEKTPLAHEIPDDPAPYAEVVINNLGGNKMDYYLKREIEYVADGCDGENRKSTVTIRLTNTLKDVAGLPEYVVGRLGFYPEVAGTIPPGTMLTSVRLLTTRGADVLSVLANGKRTRVFGSTERGHPSFESQVAIPPGNTVELIFRLTEPTSAGEARVPIQPLVDAAKVKISVPSCAR
- a CDS encoding O-antigen ligase family protein, whose amino-acid sequence is MTAVALPTGHLRSEAGLGFAIGLNLCVAGIYANFAVNVGNYPYPGVAVLVGAAFLIPHMTPHTRSLKWMSLILGFLVLSFATGGRDVNDTDGRLTSLLQIIAAVGCAHVLLSAMAYPKTVRKTLFFWMTFIVVGVILESTFSPVRDLSDAFRHAAFEGRFIYENDARDIQQYGFVRPKLFTREPAHVAMAFMTFAPGWYVLSSFRRRFVLLLICTILVALFLGSPIVLLVPPLAWYLDRMLARRAMSGIVAAGLPVLAIVGFTLTQVFSTRFANILSGKDGSFFVRFQGPYGVAIKTIEQFPILGVGVGHKEALYKEVQDVYTHYYQFNTSWVYHNYLYALNNAFANSLSYFGLIGAVVFYFLVAQWAKGFGIGPWVSLPVILLLLQFDGALEAIRMWGSIAVVLGAYAMARTASPRCPQPGGPSENSSAVRFHRPDGKN
- a CDS encoding cyclopropane mycolic acid synthase family methyltransferase translates to MPEATETKDMRPHFEDIQAHYDLSDDFFGLFQDPTRKYSCAYFTGPDVTLSEAQIANVDQHLDALDLKPGMTLLEVGCGWGLTLQRAMEKYDVNVIGLTLSKNQKAYCDQLLAGIDSERSFDVRLEGWEQFHSPVDRIVSIEAIEHFGFERFDDFFKNSFDILPDDGRMTIQSSCGYHPYDLQARGKKLTFELARFAKFMVDVIFPGGRIPSTKMLVEHGEKAGFVVPEPLSLRNHYIKTLGIWAARLEQHKDEAIAAAGEDSYNNYMRYLTGCQYYYVDEALDVSLVTYLKPGAAA